A region from the Thermanaeromonas toyohensis ToBE genome encodes:
- a CDS encoding phosphatidylglycerol lysyltransferase domain-containing protein gives MSDSFPKVSRPHLAAFLVGLLGLGNILSAWLVHHPARLFWLKQHLPWTVLRVSWLGNVFAGSAELFLSWSLVRRKTQAWRIAVFMLLISAITSLLRGLNYVQAGVNSAILAILLALKSEFTAASDPPSVRYGLAVLAGTVLFTYLYGLFGFYLLDRHFHQRFDLTEASRQTVAFLTWSSTPALERPNRLARWFLDSLAAIQALGIIYGLTMVLRPVIYRHTVLPAERERAAEIVQKYGRSSLAHLTLLPDKVYYFSRSGNSFVAYALVGNVALVLGDPIGPEEEIPQIIAEFTAYCGRNDWYPAFYQVLPDYLPAYEACGYKVLKIGEEAVVDLHHFTLSGNRQKSLRQAVNRMVRKGYTTELILPPLSDEILRQLKEVSDQWLRRQKGGEKRFSLGWFDPSYLRGCQVMVVRDAEGHILAFANIIPEYQKREGTIDLMRRKDGENGLMDLMFVRLIEHFKKQGYDTFNLGLCPLAGVGEAPGASLQERTAHFFYQHFNKLYAFKGLRRFKEKFAPRWEPRYLVYPHHLLLPKIALAVVTANAGGSLLSYAKAWWEKRKST, from the coding sequence ATGAGCGACAGCTTTCCTAAGGTTTCCAGACCCCACCTGGCTGCTTTCCTGGTGGGCTTGTTAGGGCTGGGTAACATTCTTTCCGCCTGGCTTGTACATCACCCGGCTCGCCTTTTCTGGCTCAAGCAACACCTCCCCTGGACGGTCCTGCGGGTGAGCTGGCTAGGTAACGTTTTTGCGGGCAGTGCAGAGCTTTTCCTTTCCTGGAGCCTGGTACGCCGCAAGACCCAGGCCTGGCGCATTGCCGTGTTCATGCTCCTGATATCCGCTATAACCAGTCTCCTGCGCGGGCTAAACTACGTCCAGGCAGGGGTTAACTCTGCTATCCTGGCGATCCTGCTTGCTCTCAAGTCCGAGTTTACCGCGGCCAGTGACCCGCCTTCGGTGCGCTACGGCCTGGCCGTCCTGGCCGGCACCGTACTTTTCACTTACCTTTACGGGCTCTTCGGCTTTTACCTGCTGGATAGGCACTTTCATCAGCGCTTTGACCTTACCGAAGCCTCCCGCCAGACCGTGGCTTTTTTGACCTGGTCAAGCACACCGGCCCTGGAAAGGCCCAACCGGCTGGCCCGCTGGTTTCTGGATTCCCTGGCCGCCATTCAGGCACTGGGCATAATCTATGGATTGACCATGGTCCTGCGCCCGGTAATCTACCGCCATACCGTGCTGCCGGCGGAAAGGGAAAGGGCGGCCGAGATTGTGCAAAAATACGGCCGCTCTTCCCTGGCTCACTTAACTCTATTACCTGATAAGGTATACTACTTCAGCCGTTCCGGAAACAGCTTTGTAGCTTATGCCCTGGTGGGCAACGTGGCCCTGGTGCTGGGTGACCCCATCGGGCCGGAGGAAGAGATACCCCAGATTATTGCTGAATTCACCGCTTACTGCGGCAGGAACGATTGGTACCCGGCCTTTTACCAGGTCCTTCCGGATTACCTACCTGCTTACGAAGCTTGTGGCTATAAAGTCCTCAAAATTGGGGAAGAAGCAGTGGTAGACCTGCACCACTTTACTTTGAGCGGTAACAGGCAAAAAAGCCTTCGTCAGGCGGTGAACCGCATGGTGCGCAAGGGTTATACTACAGAACTTATTCTTCCTCCTTTGAGTGACGAGATTTTAAGGCAGCTAAAAGAGGTCTCCGACCAGTGGCTAAGGAGGCAAAAGGGTGGGGAAAAAAGGTTCTCTCTGGGTTGGTTTGACCCGTCTTACCTAAGGGGGTGCCAGGTCATGGTGGTTAGGGATGCCGAGGGTCACATTCTGGCTTTTGCCAACATCATCCCGGAGTATCAAAAAAGGGAGGGAACCATTGACCTCATGCGCCGCAAGGATGGAGAAAATGGCCTGATGGATTTGATGTTTGTGCGCTTAATCGAGCACTTTAAAAAACAGGGGTACGACACCTTCAACTTGGGTCTCTGTCCTTTGGCCGGCGTAGGCGAGGCCCCTGGGGCCAGCCTGCAGGAAAGAACCGCCCACTTTTTCTACCAGCACTTTAATAAACTTTACGCCTTCAAGGGACTACGCCGCTTTAAAGAGAAATTTGCTCCCCGCTGGGAGCCGCGCTACCTTGTATATCCCCACCACCTGCTGCTACCCAAAATCGCCCTGGCCGTGGTTACAGCTAACGCGGGAGGTAGTCTATTGAGCTACGCCAAAGCCTGGTGGGAAAAACGCAAGTCAACCTGA